In the Streptomyces coeruleoprunus genome, CCGTGCGGAGGAACGCCGCTCACCCGCGCCACCGGCACCGCCCTGCTCGGCGACACACCCGGACAGCGCCGCCCCGCCGACCAGCGCGGCGGCCGCCGCCATGGCCACGCCGAACCGCAACCGCACCGCGCGCACCCCCGTGCTCCCTGTTCCCGTTCCGTCGGCGTCCTGGCGAGTGAAAGCTTCGTGTCGACGGGCCACGGGACCGACCGTACGTCATCCCAAGCGCGCCGCCGCACGGTAGCTTTTCCCCGTCGAACCAGAGGCGCCTCGCCGATCGGCTCCGGTAAATTACATCACGTCACAAGCTGTCCCTTTTGCGGAGTTTCGCTCCCGATGCTGTTTACTGAGGCCGCTGGGAAAAGGCGAACCTCGTCCCACACTGGAGGTCCCGGTGACGACACGTGGAGTCCTGTACGTACACTCCGCACCGCGCGCGCTGTGCCCGCACGTCGAATGGGCGGTCGCGGGAGTGCTCGGCACGCGGGTCCAGCTCGACTGGATCCGGCAGCCGGCCTCCCCGGGCACCTGGAGAGCGGAATTCTCCTGGCAGGGCGAATCGGGTACGGCCTCCAAGCTCGCCTCCGCCCTGCGCGGCTGGCAGATGCTCCGCTTCGAGGTGACCGCCGAGCCGTGCTCCACGGCCGAGGGCGAGCGCTACAGCGCCACGCCCGAGCTGGGCATCTTCCACGCGGTGATCGGCATCCACGGCGACATCATGATCCCCGAGGACCGGCTGCGCGCCGCCCTGGCCCGCTCCGCACAGGGCGAGACGCAACTGGAGGCCGAGATCGCCAAGCTGCTCGGCAAGCCCTGGGACGACGAGCTGGAGCCGTTCCGCTACGCGGGCGAGGGCGCCCCGGTCCGCTGGCTCCACCAGGTCGTCTGACGGTTCGACACGCCGTACGCGTGCCAACGGACGCGGGCGCGGACGGGCCCGCGTACGGAACGAGGAGGGGCCCCCACCGCAGGGTGGGGGCCCCTCCTCGTATGCCTGTCGGCGTGCCGGCCGGACAGTCCCGTTGGCTCAGACCGTTCGGAACGCCAGGACCACGTTGTGGCCGCCGAAGCCGAACGAGTTGTTGATCGCCGCGATCGTGCCCTCGGGCAGAGCACGGGGCTCGCCGCGCACGATGTCGGCGTCGACCTCCTCGTCCAGCTCGTCGACGTTGATGGTCGGCGGGGCCGTGCGGTGGTGCAGCGCCAGGACCGTCGCGACGGTCTCGATGCCGCCCGCGCCGCCCAGCAGGTGGCCGGTCATCGACTTGGTGGCCGAGATCGCGACATGGTCGAGGTCGTCGCCGAGCACCTTGCGCAGCGCCTTCACCTCGGCGACGTCACCCTGCGGGGTGGACGTGGCGTGCGCGTTGAGGTGCACGACCTCCGCGGGCTTGAGGTCCGTCGCGTCCAGCAGGTTCTGCAGCGCGGCGGCGATACCGCGGCCGGTCGGCTCCGGCTGCGCGATGTGGTGGCTGTCGGCGGACAGGCCCTGGCCCAGCGCCTCGCAGTAGACGCGGGCGCCGCGCGCGGCGGCGTGCTCGGCCGACTCCAGGACGACCACACCGGCGCCCTCGCCCAGCACGAACCCGTCACGGGCCTTGTCGTACGGGCGGGAGGCCTTCTCGGGCTCGTCGTTGTTCTTGGACATCGCCATCATGTTGGCGAACGCCGCGATGGGCAGCGGGTGGATGGCCGCCTCGGTACCGCCCGCCACGACCACGTCGGCGCGGCCGGTGCGGATCATCTCGATGGCGTAGCCGATCGCCTCGGCGCCCGACGCACACGCCGACACCGGGGTGTGCACGCCCGCCCGGGCGTTCACCTCCAGGCCGACGTTCGCGGAGGGGCTGTTCGGCATGAGCATGGGCACGGTGTGCGGGGAAACCCGGCGCGAGCCCTTGTCCTTCAGCACGTCGTACTGGTCGAGCAGCGTGGTCACACCGCCGATGCCGGAGGCGATGACCGAGCCCAGCCGCTCGGGCTGGATCTTCTCGTCCTCGCCGGCGGGGCCGGTGTAACCGGCGTCCGCCCACGCCTCGCGGGCCGCGATGACGGCGAACTGCGCCGAACGGTCCAGCTTGCGCGCGAGGGGGCGGGGCAGCACCTCACCCGGGTCGACCGCCACCGGAGCGGCGATCTGGACGGGCAGGTCGGCGAAGCGCTCGCCTTCCAGGGGCTTGACGCCGGAACGTCCCGCCAGCAGACCTTCCCAGGTCGAGGCGGAGTCGCCACCCAGCGGTGTGGTTGCGCCGATACCGGTGACGACCACGGTGCGATTGGTCGAACTCACAGGAATTCTTTCTCCACGTGTATGAGGTATGCGTGAAAACGGCGCCACCGCCGGGTGGCGAACCGGATCAGGCCTGGTGCTTGAGGATGTAGTCGGCAGCGTCGCCGACCGTCTTGAGACCCTTGACGTCCTCGTCCGGGATCTTCACGTCGAAGCGCTCCTCGGCGGCGACGACCACCTCGACCATGGACAGCGAGTCGACGTCCAGGTCGTCGGTGAAGGACTTGTCCAGCTGGACGTCCTCGGTGGGGATACCGGCGATCTCGTTGACGATCTCGGCGAGACCCTGGACGATCTCTTCCTGAGTGGCGGCCATGTTGGCGCTCCTTCGGTGTGTAGCTCTGTGATTCTCAGAGGATGTGAGGCGTACGTGCGGAGGGATCCGTACGGTGCCTAGGGGAGGGTAACGACCGTCGCGGCGTAGACGAGACCCGCCCCGAAGCCGATGACGAGCGCGGTGTCGCCGCTCTTCGCCTGTCCGGTCGCCAGAAGCCGCTCCATCGCGAGCGGGATCGAGGCGGCCGAGGTGTTGCCGGTGGTCTCCACGTCACGGGCGACCGTCACGTGCTCCGGCAGCTTCAGCGTCTTCACCATCGAGTCGATGATCCGCATGTTGGCCTGGTGCGGGATGAAGACATCCAGGTCGGCCGCGGTGATGCCGGCTGCGTCGAGCGCCTGCTGCGCGACCTTGGCCATCTCGAAGACGGCCCAGCGGAACACCGCCTGGCCCTCCTGCGTGATGGCGGGGAACCGGTCGACCTCGCCGTCGCGGTAGTCCGTCCACGGCACGGTCTGCTTGATCGTCTCGGACTTGTCGCCCTCGGAACCCCAGACCGTGGGGCCGATCGCCGGCTCCTTGGCGGGGCCCACGACGACCGCGCCGGCGCCGTCGCCGAACAGGAAGGCCGTGGCACGGTCCTCCAGGTCGGTGAGGTCGCTCAGCCGCTCGACGCCGATCACGAGGACGTACTCCGCGGAGCCTTCGACGACCATGCCCTTGGCGAGCGTCAGGCCGTAGCCGAAGCCCGCGCAGCCCGCCGAGATGTCGAACGCGGCCGGCTTGTTCGCGCCGATCCTGTCCGCGATCTCGGTGGCGACCGCGGGGGTCTGCTTGAAGTGCGAGACGGTGGAGACGATGACGCCACCGATCTGCTCAACGGTGATCCCCGCGTCGGCGATGGCCTTGCCGGCCGCCTCGGCCGACATCGCGGCCACGGTCTCCTCGTCGGACGCCCAGTGCCGGGTGGCGATGCCGGAGCGGGAGCGGATCCACTCGTCGGACGAGTCGATCTTCTCGAGGATCACCTCGTTCGGCACGACACGGGTGGGGCGGTAGCCGCCCACGCCCATGATGCGTGCGTACGGGGCGCCCTGACTGGGCTTGATCTTCGCCATGCTCTGCGGCTCCTTGCTCCGGGTCAGGCGGCGGCGCCGGCGTGCTCGGCGATGAGCGCGCGGGCCGCGTCGAGGTCGTCGGGGGTCTTCAGAGCGAGCGTCTGGACCCCGGGGAGGGCGCGCTTGGCGATACCGGTCAGGGTGCCACCGGGGCACACCTCGACCAGCGCGGTCGCGCCGAGCCGCTGGAACGTTTCCATGCACAGGTCCCAGCGGACCGGGTTCGCGACCTGACCCACCAGGCGGGCGACGACGTCGGCACCCGTGGCGACGGTCATGCCGTCCTTGTTCGAGACGTAGGGCACCTTCGGGTCGGCCGGCGTGAGGACCTTCGCGGCCTCCTCCAGCCGGGCCACGGCGGGCGCCATGTGGTGCGTGTGGAACGCGCCGGCCACCTTCAGGGCCACCACGCGGCGGACGCCCTCGGGCTTGTCCGCCTCGAGCGCGGCCAGCTGCTCCATGGTGCCGGCGGCCACGATCTGGCCCGCGCCGTTCACGTTCGCCGGCGTCAGACCCAGCTTCTCCAGGTGCGGGACGGTGACCTCGGGGTCGCCGCCGAGCAGCGCCGCCATGCCGGTCTCCGTGACGGCGGCGGCCTCGGCCATCGCCAGACCACGCGTCCGGACGAGGCGCAGCGCGGTCGTGTCGTCGAGGACACCCGCGAACGCGGCGGCCGTGATCTCACCGACGCTGTGACCGGCGACGGCGTCCGGCGTCACGTCGTCACCGAGCGCGGCGGCGGACAGCAGACCTGCCGCCACCAGCAGCGGCTGGGCGACCGCGGTGTCGCGGATCTCCTCCGCGTCGGCCTTCGTGCCGTAGTGGATGAGGTCGAGCCCGATGGCCTCGGACCACGCGCCCACGCGGTCGGCGGCGCCGGGAAGGTCGAGCCAGGGGGTCAGGAAGCCAGGCGTCTGAGCGCCCTGGCCGGGAGCGACGAGTACGAGCACCCTCACACTCTCTCTTGTGGACGGTCGTCGGCGCC is a window encoding:
- a CDS encoding ketoacyl-ACP synthase III, coding for MAKIKPSQGAPYARIMGVGGYRPTRVVPNEVILEKIDSSDEWIRSRSGIATRHWASDEETVAAMSAEAAGKAIADAGITVEQIGGVIVSTVSHFKQTPAVATEIADRIGANKPAAFDISAGCAGFGYGLTLAKGMVVEGSAEYVLVIGVERLSDLTDLEDRATAFLFGDGAGAVVVGPAKEPAIGPTVWGSEGDKSETIKQTVPWTDYRDGEVDRFPAITQEGQAVFRWAVFEMAKVAQQALDAAGITAADLDVFIPHQANMRIIDSMVKTLKLPEHVTVARDVETTGNTSAASIPLAMERLLATGQAKSGDTALVIGFGAGLVYAATVVTLP
- a CDS encoding acyl carrier protein, which encodes MAATQEEIVQGLAEIVNEIAGIPTEDVQLDKSFTDDLDVDSLSMVEVVVAAEERFDVKIPDEDVKGLKTVGDAADYILKHQA
- a CDS encoding DUF3145 domain-containing protein codes for the protein MTTRGVLYVHSAPRALCPHVEWAVAGVLGTRVQLDWIRQPASPGTWRAEFSWQGESGTASKLASALRGWQMLRFEVTAEPCSTAEGERYSATPELGIFHAVIGIHGDIMIPEDRLRAALARSAQGETQLEAEIAKLLGKPWDDELEPFRYAGEGAPVRWLHQVV
- the fabF gene encoding beta-ketoacyl-ACP synthase II, which codes for MSSTNRTVVVTGIGATTPLGGDSASTWEGLLAGRSGVKPLEGERFADLPVQIAAPVAVDPGEVLPRPLARKLDRSAQFAVIAAREAWADAGYTGPAGEDEKIQPERLGSVIASGIGGVTTLLDQYDVLKDKGSRRVSPHTVPMLMPNSPSANVGLEVNARAGVHTPVSACASGAEAIGYAIEMIRTGRADVVVAGGTEAAIHPLPIAAFANMMAMSKNNDEPEKASRPYDKARDGFVLGEGAGVVVLESAEHAAARGARVYCEALGQGLSADSHHIAQPEPTGRGIAAALQNLLDATDLKPAEVVHLNAHATSTPQGDVAEVKALRKVLGDDLDHVAISATKSMTGHLLGGAGGIETVATVLALHHRTAPPTINVDELDEEVDADIVRGEPRALPEGTIAAINNSFGFGGHNVVLAFRTV
- a CDS encoding ACP S-malonyltransferase, which gives rise to MLVLVAPGQGAQTPGFLTPWLDLPGAADRVGAWSEAIGLDLIHYGTKADAEEIRDTAVAQPLLVAAGLLSAAALGDDVTPDAVAGHSVGEITAAAFAGVLDDTTALRLVRTRGLAMAEAAAVTETGMAALLGGDPEVTVPHLEKLGLTPANVNGAGQIVAAGTMEQLAALEADKPEGVRRVVALKVAGAFHTHHMAPAVARLEEAAKVLTPADPKVPYVSNKDGMTVATGADVVARLVGQVANPVRWDLCMETFQRLGATALVEVCPGGTLTGIAKRALPGVQTLALKTPDDLDAARALIAEHAGAAA